The Sus scrofa isolate TJ Tabasco breed Duroc chromosome 4, Sscrofa11.1, whole genome shotgun sequence genomic sequence cctgcagTGAAGGCAAAGCGGCACGGCAGCCTCGTGGCCCAAGGTGGACAGGGGTGCATGGCCTGGCCTCCTGATtagtggctgtggccatggccgtgaccgccatggctgtggccgtggccgtggccccCGGGGGTCTGGCTCTCCTGGCCGGCACATGGGCCTGAGCTGCTGCTCCCGAAGCCTGGCCCGTGGTGGTGGCCGTCTCCCGGGGGGGCGGTCTTGTGCATCTCCTCGTGAGAAGCTACCGTCAGCTTGGCCACCAGCATGGAGAACTCCTCGAAGCTCAGCTGCTTGTCCACATTAGTGTCCAGGTCTTCCAGGATGTGGTTTATGGCTTTCTCATCCCTCTTCTGCTTCTGTGGGTGTAGGAGACAGGGCAGTCAGGGTGGGgtgtggccagggctgggggcggggagcacaGCAAGTGACCCGATGGCAAAGGCACAGGTTCGGAGCCTCAACTGGAGAACTGAACATTCTCTAAAGGCCCGTGACGGAGCAGATGCTGAACATCTGCTGGATACATTCGCGCTCCTTCCACACTCAACCCGGACACCGTGATTCACTCCAATccccagaggaggaaagaaggctgAGTGACTTCTCAGAGGTCACACCATTAGTAGGTACAGAGATGTCACCTCATTTTGTCCTTATAACCACGTTACCAGGGAGGCTTGGTATCTTCCTTGAGGAAGACTGGAGGAAAGTGTCTTACGAAGGGGAGTACGTTTGGGCTGATTGACAAGGCTTGGAAGCAGAAGGGTGGCCCAGCAAATTCCCATCTGTCCAGAGGTCAGTCCTTGTCACGCCCTCCCCTtcccgcctcctccctccctctccaagtTACTGTTGCATGGTGGGGATGTCGTGGCGGGAAACGAGACGGTTCGGATCTGTGCAGGGATGGGCGAGCCGGGTGGTGTGGTCAGTGTGCAGGGGGGCGTGAGGGGAGGTGAAGGATCCAGGCCCCACTGGCCAGGGCACCTCCGCTGTGCCTGGCTCACCTCCCACACCCTTCCTGCACCACTTCAACGCGCTCTGCTTTTCTGCACCATTGCTGTCGCACCAGTGGAGTCCTCGCTCCTGAGCAGCCCACGGGCAGGGCCCCAGTGTCCCCCCCAGCCTATCATCCCTGTGCTctggaggtggagggtgggggaggagtcACCCCGAGGGAAACCTCGCCTGTGCAACCTCTCGGCTGTATCCTCTCTGGTCTAACTCTGACCCAGAGTCCTGCCTGCCAAGGTCTGCACCTTTGGGGAGGTGTCAGCATCCCCAATAACTCTGGCCACTGCGATTCTTGGCCTTACCAAGTGGGGAGGGCCTCACCTACCCTGGGACACCCAGGGACGATGGAACAGAGACCTAGATGTCCCACCCTTCTTGGTTCAGCCCTCTGTTTCCCCATAGTCACCAAACAAAAAGATCTGGGGAAGTGAATCCCCCTTGTCTTAGAGCTgcctaatcatcagggaaattaaCCAACATGTTGCTGAGGCTTTGCACACACTGGCGCTAGGCTGGGTCTATTCCCACGTGCTGTTCATGTGTTTCCCACCAGAGAGCCTTCGGATGAAAAAAACCCCCTCGAGTGTTTTCCTCTGAGTCCATCTGAGGCATGCAGTCTCCTGCCGCCAAGGGTCTTTCTGGGCTGCTTCCAAGCTCAacattcaggtctcagctcaaaggTCACCTCTTTAGAGGGGGCTTTCCTGTCCACCTAACCAGTCACCTCTCCCCCCTCTCCCACATCACCCACATCACCCACAGTGATTTTCTTCTGGGCAGTTATGGGCAGTGGATCTATCTGTGTCCTTGATTGCCCAACCCCGTTGCCGTATGTCTCTTCCATCAggacagtgggtccttgttggaCCCTACATGCCCTGCCTGGGACAGAACCTGGTACACCGCACACACTCAGTCCCTTGGCACCACCTAACATGAACCACCTCAAGTGATGGGCTCCAAGCCCTGCCCCAAGCACAGAGCCTGCTACCTCTGCTACCTCTGGAGGCGGGGGTGAAGGTGCTAGAATGTCTCCTGGACCATTGCGGATGGTGCCCCCATCTTCCATCCTTAGCCCCGCTGGCTGGCAGGCTGGGGCAGGCCCGCCAAGAGTCCAGCCCTACCTTGAGAAAGTTTGGCAGCTCTTTTTTCACCAGCTGTTTGAATTCTTTCTGGTTCAGGGTGTCCCGGTTCCCCAGCCGCACCGAGTACTGGTGGAAGATGTTGATAATGGTTTCTATGCTGCATTCCATCTGCGACATTTGGTCCGCCATCTTCCTGCACTCTGTCTGAGCAATGGAGAAGCAAGGGTTTGCACGTTCAGAAGGAGAGCTTCCCCGACACCTCCTATCACTGCACGCAGGAATGAAGggggaaagagaataaaatgaaagcagGGGCTGCAACTGAACTGGGAGACGACTCTACTCCACCCAGGGGAGGAATGAAGGGTTTACAGGATGTCTAGAGAATGCCAAAGAGCAGAGCCTTTGAGGACAGGAGGCTGCAGCAGAACGCAATCGAAGAAAGTGGGAAGGAGGCTTTTAGAGTGGGCAGTCAATCAAGGAGGGCTTccaggatggggggggggggtgtgaaaGCAAGATGGGTGAAGGGAGCAGAGAGGCAGCAGGCGGGCTCTTGTTCAGCAGGCAGGGTAGCTGGTGGCTCACTTACCCAAGCCCAGGAGCCACACAGAGGGGTTGGACAGCAAGGAGCGGGCCCAGCATTTATAGGGCTCTGGCTGAGACACTCAGCCCTCTCGCGGGAAGATTGCTTCACAGGTGAGCCATGTGGTAACCCCCAGTGGGGC encodes the following:
- the S100A9 gene encoding RNA-binding region containing protein 2-like, coding for MADQMSQMECSIETIINIFHQYSVRLGNRDTLNQKEFKQLVKKELPNFLKKQKRDEKAINHILEDLDTNVDKQLSFEEFSMLVAKLTVASHEEMHKTAPPGDGHHHGPGFGSSSSGPCAGQESQTPGGHGHGHSHGGHGHGHSH
- the S100A9 gene encoding S100 calcium binding protein A9 isoform X1, translating into MLGPLLAVQPLCVAPGLGDRRCRGSSPSERANPCFSIAQTECRKMADQMSQMECSIETIINIFHQYSVRLGNRDTLNQKEFKQLVKKELPNFLKKQKRDEKAINHILEDLDTNVDKQLSFEEFSMLVAKLTVASHEEMHKTAPPGDGHHHGPGFGSSSSGPCAGQESQTPGGHGHGHSHGGHGHGHSH